The Silurus meridionalis isolate SWU-2019-XX chromosome 18, ASM1480568v1, whole genome shotgun sequence genome includes the window ctcctccacacagatcttctctagatcagtcaggtttctggcctgtcgctgagaaacacggagtttgagctcctccaaagattctctattgggtttaggtctgagactggctaggccacgccagaaccttgatatgcttcttacagagccactccttggttatcctggctgtgtgcttcggtcattgtcatgttggaagacccagcctcgacccatcttcaatgctctaactgagggaaggaggttgttcccaaaatctcgcaatacatggccccggtcatcctctccttaatacagtgcagtcgcctgtcccatgtgcagaaaaacaccccaaagatgatgctaccaccccatgcttcacagtagggatggtgttcttggatggtactcatcattcttcttcctccaaacacgcttagtggaattatgacccaaaagttctattttggtctcatctgaccacatgactttttcccatgactcctctggattatccaaatggtcattggcaaacttaagacgtgcctggacatgtgctggtttaagcaggggaaccttccgtgccatgcatgatttcaaaccatgacgtcttagtgtattaccaacagtaaccttggaaacggtggtcccagctcttttcaggtcattgaccagctcctcccgtgtagttctgggatgatttctcaccttccttaggatcattgcgaccccacgaggtgagatcttgcatggagccccagtccgaggaagattgacagtcatgtttaacttcttccattttctaatgattgctccaacagtggaccttttttcaccaagctgcttggcaatttccccgtagccctttccagccttgtggaggtgtacaattttgtctctagtgtctttggacagctctttggtcttggccatgttagtagttggattcttactgattgtatggggtggacaggtgtctttatgcagctattgacctcaaacaggtgcatctaatttaggataataaatgtagtggaggtggacattttaaaggcagactaacaggtctttgagggtcagaattctagctgatagacaggtgttcaaatacttatttgcagctgtatcatacaaataaatagttaaaaaatcatacattgtgatttctggaattttattttaagattatgtctctcacagtggacatgcacctacgatgaaattttcagacccctccatgatttctaagtgggagaacttgcaaaatagcagggtgttcaaatacttattttcctcactgtatacattaaaactcaaacaaatctccacaataatactaataattattattataataatattataatacttCAATCAGGTCAAGACTAAAAAAATACTGCCTACAATTCTAAAGTTGGCATTAAAACTTAGATACCATTCTATCACGGTCATTCTGGAGTGCAGAGAGGGCATTCTTCAGACTCCACACTTCCCCAGTCGTGCTGCTAGGTGGTGCAGAGGAGCTTCCCGACTGGTGACCCTGTTCCATGCGAAGGCGCAGTTCCTTCACTTCATTGATGGCCTCGTCGCGTGAATCCTGCAAAGAAGCCATGGCTTGGCCAAAGGCCTGGTTCTGAGCTCGTAGCTGAGCTGCTGCTTCTTTCTCGGTTAGCAACTTCTGCTCCATTTCCATCAAGTCTCTGGCCAACTCGGCCACCCTCTCCTCAGCCGTCTCGGTCTCCGTCCGAAGAATGCCGCCCTCCCAGCGCAGTTCTTTCAACTCCTTACTGTGGGCTGCATATGCCTCCCTTTCAGAAACCAGCATTTCCTCCAGGGAGCTGATCTTCTTCCCGGCTGCCTGAAGCTGCTCCCTTAGTTTCTCTACTTCTGCCCCAGGAGCATCATGGAGCACTGCTTCGACTTTTCCAGACTGGCTCAAAAGCTCGCGTTCCACTGCAGGTCCTTTTTTCACCAAAGCTTCTTTTTCCAGGACCTCCATCCTAGCCTGgaaaccttctctctctttttctaagGCACTGATACGTTCAAGCTGAACCGAAAGCAGCTTCTTATGCTGAGAGTCCTTCAGAGACAGAACCTGCTTTAGCTCATCTCGGTAGCCATGGAGTTGGGCGTGTAGTTTGGCGTTTTCCGCATTGAGGTCGTCGCGTTGGGCCAGAAGGGCACGGAGCTCCTCCTTCAAGCCGTTGTTTTCTGTAGCAGCTTCTTGAATGAGACCGTCCTTTTCCATCATGACCTGAAAATGGAGGAATCAGTCAGACTCCAATACAGACTCTGAAAAGctctgaaatgaaaataaacaaaaccgtACCTGGAGGTGTCGCTCCTCTAACTGCTTGTATTGGTTTAGTACCCTGTCCCGATCATCCTGTAGGGATCCCATAGCCTTCGTAAAAGAGTTGAGGCGAGCTTTGCTTTGACTCAATTCCTCCTCAGTCTTACGAAGCCTCTCCTCAAGATCTCGCACGACTGCTCTTCTCTCCTCCAGCTGACTCTCCGCTCTTTCTGCCCTGCTCTCGGCTTCCTTCCTGGCCTCCTCTACAGCCTACAGGGGGCAGAACAGAATCATAATATGAAGAACAATATGGCACGGAGTTTTTCTTGACTGATACACTTATAAAACAGCGAATACCTGAGTGACGGCGTGTTCCTTCTCTCCAAGGAGCTCCACTTCCCTTTTCTGCTTCTCAGCCAACTCTGCCTGAAGAGTGTCTGTAAGGGTTTTAGAGGAACGCAGGTCTGTCTCTAGTTGCTCCAGGTTCAAGCACAACCTTCGTTCTTCTGATTCACGCTCCTTAAGTTCAGCCCTGACTCGATTGGCGTCGCTCTGAAGCTTGTCGACCGCTTCTTCTAGGGCTTTAGCTCGATGGCGGAGACCTTCTGCCTCAGTTTCCAGAGAAGTGAGCTGAGACTGTGTCTGGGACAAAGAGCTTTCGGTTTGAGACAGTTTCTGAAGTAActcatctctttctttttccagaaTGGTCAGAGATTGGTTGTGCTTTTTCTCTGCTTCGGATAACTGTAGCTGCCACTGCTCTTCTGCTTTCTGCAAcctgaaaacaaacacaagatCATAATTAATAGTTTGCCacgaataataataagagaTCGTTAGTAATTATGAAAGAAAATGATCTAATCAAAAAACAAACCTCTCCAGTAAGCTGTGCATCTGCTCTTTCTGTGCCGTCTCCTTCTGAAGTTGCTCAGAAACATCCTTAGCTCTGTTTTCGGCTTCCCGCAGTTCAGCCTCTTTTCCCTGGAGGGCGCTGTGGAACCGGTTCTCCCACTGCTTAGCTTCATCCAGAACGCGGTCGCGGTCGTCCTGCAGTGAAGACATGGAGCGTGAGAAGGCGGCCAGTCGTGCTAGCGATTCGTCCAGACGTGCTTGAGTCTCCCGGGCATATTTCTCTGCAGCATCTGCAATATTCTTAGCCACCAGTGTTGCCTCTTCTTCTCGTTCTCTGTCTCGGTAGGCCTGCTCCAACCGAAGCTCCATCTGTTTTAGCTCTGCTCCCAAGCGGTATCTCACCTCATCCAGCGTTCGCTCAGCTTCAGACTTCAACTCAGCCTCCCGTCGATGAAGAAGTTGCTCAGAGGCTACCTTCTCAGCAAGTGCCTGGCTCACCTCACTCTGAGCCATATCCAGCTTCCCTTTATACGTTGCCAACTCTGTTTCAAGTCTGCGTCTTTCTTCTTCGAGCTTTGCCATCTCCTGCCGAGCTGCATCGAGCTCCTTAGATACCTCATCTCTACCCAACAGAAGGGTCTTAGCTTCCCGATCGAGTACACTGATACGTTCTTGGTACTGGATGCAGTCTTTTTGCATCTGTCGGACCTCCAGCTGTTTCTCCCTCAGCAGCTCCTCAAGCTGACGTGTTCGGCTCTGGCTAGCTTCCTTCACTCTCTTCGCTGATTTTAGTTTCTGCTCAAGTTCTCTTTGTAGACCCgcttctgcttctgcttcagctctttctctctgggCCTGTCTTTTATCTTCCTCAAGCCTGGCTGCTCGATCCCTTTCTCCTGCCAGCATGGCCTCTAACTCGGCTTGCTCCCTCTGCACTTTCTCCAGTTCTCGCTGGAGTTCTGCAAGGCAATCTCGGCTGTCAGCTGCCTCCTGTTGGTAACCTGCAATACTGCCGTTGACCTGCGCTAGCTGGTTCATCAGTCGCTCTTCCAGGTCATCCTTCTCAACCTCGAGACTTTTGCGAAGTTCCTGAAGCTGATTTTCCTTCTTTGTGCACTCTTCCTTTAGACTCTGCTCTCTTTCTGCAGACTCCAGAAGATTCTGCTTAAGGGAACACACCTCTGCATTAAGCAAAGTTTCCTGCTCTATTCTGGTTCCCATCGTATCTTCAAGTCCTTTGTGAGTCACCTGTAGCTGGGATTCACTCTTTGAGCCCTCCTCCATCAACTTTTTCTCTCGTTCCCAAGACTCCTGGAGATGTTTCCTCAGAGAAGATAGCTCTTCATTAAGCAATGATTCTTGTTCAAGTCTGGTTCTTTTCTCATCTTGAAGAGCTGCTTGTAGTTCTTTCAGCTTGCCCTCTGTTATCTCAAGGGCCACCTCCATTTCCTTCTGCTGCTCAACGGTTTCTACATGTTGGCTTTCATCCCTTTTAGCTATTACTTCTGAAGCCTCTTGTTCAGATTTGGTTCCCCCAGAGTTATCTGGTTGCATCAACAAATTAGACCCTCTGGAAAAGCTACCACCTTCCTGGTTTTCAGGTAAAACCGCACGCAAATGCTGCACCACCACATGTTCCTCAACGTTTTCTGAAGAACCAACATCCAAAAGTCTGCTattctttttatccattttatgATCCAGCTGTTGTTTCAGATTTTCAGTTTCCTTCTCCAAAGAATGTCGTTCAGCTTCTAATGAATCAAATTTAGCTTTTAAGGATTCCAACTCATTCTTCACTTCCTCAAGTTCCTGCTCCAAACCTGGGTCATGTTCTTTGGTTCCTTTCTTCTCTATTTCTTCTCTAAGTTTCTCATTCTCCTCTTCTAGTTCCATAATTTTCTGATGTTTTGTCTTGGCGAACTTTCGCATTTTCTCTTTCACAACATCGATTTCCTTCTGAGCTTCGTTCGCTACCTTCTCAGCCTCGAGTTTGGCTGCCTCGTGAGCTCGTGCTTTAGCCGCCGATTCTTGTCTCTCCTGCCTTGCAGCTTCCAGCACTCTTCTAACCCGTTCAGCTTCATCGCTTATGTTCTCGTATGACTTCAGTAAGGTTTCGTACTCCTCCTTCATGCCTTGCACCTTCTCTTCCCACCGCCTAGATGCCTGTTCGGCTTCTTCTGTGGCGCTATCAGCTTGGCGTTTGAACGTTTCTTTTTCGTTCAGAAGACCATCCATTGCTAGCTTAAGGCTTTCACAAGTGGCACCAAGACTCTGGTTCTCCAGCAAAGTCCTATCCACTTCTTCAATTAGTTTGTTTTTCTCCATGCTTAGATTGCTCAGATTTGCCTCGACAGCTGAAATCTTTGCTAGCAGCTCTGATCTTGACTTCTCGGCGCTGCTCAGCTCTTCTTTTAAAGTTTGGTTTTCTTTGAGAACTTCCTTCCGTGACACCAGAGCAGCCTGAAATTTGCGCTGTAGCTGCTGAAACTTGGCATGGttatctttttcttcctcctgcTTCAGTGGGATTTCTGCTTCTAGCTTTTGACACCTTTCTTGCTCAGCTTTCAGTCCATTTTGCAAAGATGCAATCAGCTGATCTTTTTCCAGAACAGTCTCCTGCATCTTCTGCAGAAGGAAACTCTGCTCACTCAGCTGCTGGCTTAGGTCAATGATctcatcatttttgtttttaaggaaCTGCTTAAACTCATCTACCTCTGCCTGAAGAGCTACAACGGGAGATTCTGCGTCGGACATGTTTTTCCTGACCACAGAAGCAGCCTCCTCCACTTCAGCCTTTAACATCTCTGCATGGGCCTCCGCTTGCTCACACTTTGTCCTCAAATCGTCCAGTTCTTCTGAAAGAGCATCAATCTGTTTCTCTTTAGCCCTCAATGTCTCCAGCTCTTTGCTGAGCTCCAGCAACTCGGTCTCCTTGAGTGACAGAGCTGCCTGGCTTTCTCGCAGCTGGTTCTCCAGATCCACACGGGCAGCTTGTTCAGACTTCACTAGGTCTTGGAGAGAATTTTCCTCCCTCTCATGATTTCCTGATGTGGTTTGTGGTTCCTGCTCGGCAGCTGATCCTTTTTGACTGATTTCAGGATCAGATGTGGTGAAGTCCACCCAGTCCTCTTGACCCCAATCTCCTGATCCTATGTTCTCCACATTCTCAGTTGGAGTCTCAGACACTTTTGGTACATTCACAAGCTTTTCTTGATCTCCTGGTTCCCTTGACTCCACAAGATGTTCTAGCTCTTTTACACGTTTTAGTAGCTCGGCGTTTTCGTCCTCCTTAGCTTCAGATCGTTCTAGGAGAACACTGTACTCTTCTTTCTGCTGCCTGAGCTGTTCACGATGATGCCGATCTTTTTCCTTCGCCTTGCGCAGAGTGTCTTTGCGAGAGTCCGTGGCCTCGTGGAGCTTTTTCTGCAACAAATCAAGTTCAGATTCCATGTTGGTGACCTGTGACTGGAGTTTGGTGTTCTCTTCTTGAACTTGCCTTATGATTTGTTCATGTTTAGCGAGTGCTTTAGCCTCTTCTACAAGGCGTTGGATTTCTACATGCGCCTCAGCCAGTGCTTGATCTTGGCTCAGCATTTTCTGTTCCAGCAAACTCAAGGCTTCTTCTTTGGAAGTCAAGGACTGTCGCGTTTCTTCTAATTGTGCTTCAAGATTCTGTAGTTCCTGttctttttctccatcctcAAAGCTAACATCTCCCTCTTGgtgtactttttcttttaaactgcCTGCTTCCTTCTCAAATGTAGCAATTTTTTTCATCAACTCTTTACGTTTCACTAAGGCCGCCTGCAACTTTCGCTTCACCTGTTCCCCATCTGTCTTCATGGTGGCTATTTGAGCAACCAGGTTCTGATTCTCCTTTCGCAAAACTACCAATTCCTCACTTTCATCAGCTGTCTTATCTGCCTTCACTTTCTGCTGGTCAGCCCAGGTTTTTTCAAGTTCCATCATCTGCTCCTTTAGCATTTTGACCTCACTAGATATCGCAAACTTTTCCTCACCTGCTTGGAGCAGTTTGGTGGTCATGCTCTCACTGAGTTCCATCATCTCCTGCTCTTTCAGTGACAGAGACTGATGCAAATCTTCAAGCTCCGTGGTCTTGCCAAGGAGAGCAGCTTTATCTTTCTCAGCCTCCTCAGAAAGTTGCTGAATCCTTGCCTCCATTGTGATGACTTTCTCCTCCAGTTCTGAGGACACAAGTTCTCTATTTTCCAACTGTGCACCCAGCATCCGGGCTTGACCACCTTCTTCAGCCAGTTTCTCCTGAATCTCTTTAAGGTCTGCCTGCAACAACTGGATCGTCTGATCTTTGGAGAAAGCCTCCTTTTGCAAGCTCTCCAGTTGCTCCTCAAGaacttccttctgtttctctttctctacagCGTTTTGCTCTGCTTTTGTACAAATCTCATCTCGAAATTTAAGCAAGTCTTTTTCATATCTTAACGCCTTTGCTTCTGCTTCATCTTTAACAACAGTAAGTAACTTCAGTTCCTCTTCCAGAAGGTGTACCTTCTCCTGGGACTCAGCAGCTGAATCCTTCATTTGTTGAAGTTCACCCAGGAGTTCGCTGTAGGTTTTCTGGAGTTCCTGTGGAAAAGCCTGATCAGGACTGGAATCAGCATTCAGCGAGTTTTCTTCCTGCTGGTGTTGTTGAATCTGTACAGTTTCCTGGATAACCATGGATGACTCTACTTTTACCATCGAGCATGTCGATGTGACCTGCTCTTCACTAGTTTCTTCCCAGGACTGGTTGGACAGTTGAAGAGCATTTAGATCCTGAATTTGTT containing:
- the golgb1 gene encoding golgin subfamily B member 1 isoform X3, which gives rise to MDGLVPRLLSGPDVSSDVSGASDEILEQLAQTEQLVVQLKDLIREKDGQLARSEKLLKEEKEQGEAKFTKLKLQAKAKMAALNKQIIELKGEEGLNTSQNTESSFTMPAGSEEELRKVKEKLSEEESSNQSLREQLRVAEQRIKEKEEEHAEQVRVLQAVVKDKDVRFQEQIQKHEEELLQINTQASNVAELHQALRDSQRRIEELEESLRSRSEVLEMLQQELNSADQQKQILTAQFRQMEQELAEVHRLREQEKEQSSAHAEEQLQALRSNLEALEREKEQTMMVLEAELSLKTSELEQVKASLDEHLGKEKEEDSTMGAELRTLRADLEASEKQRQEVTEKLEVEVERRVDELHHLQEKLDEVEREREEAMRTEREELERLQMELTSLRERLDTEKEEQEAGVRAKQALEKLWKGLHSLSSEGSEVETDVPGDPTQVLHVLEARLHDMRAEHQERDQRMTQISVTIETLQEQLDKSTADAEEAAGRIRELEQQLSERQVTEEPVGEQVTELSVRDLDKAEGADEHSSEKFSALEQQLLEQEKELVALRERLAFSELQNLKISQDETSDSQNDANVPAMPDSSGAQPGVEDVSEEDTTLIAVDSETSALSTSVVSSADNESSPEKTGPQPESPVELKEASSDEMVTSTDSEVAHSSWTLLEAINPDASQEWPQQIQDLNALQLSNQSWEETSEEQVTSTCSMVKVESSMVIQETVQIQQHQQEENSLNADSSPDQAFPQELQKTYSELLGELQQMKDSAAESQEKVHLLEEELKLLTVVKDEAEAKALRYEKDLLKFRDEICTKAEQNAVEKEKQKEVLEEQLESLQKEAFSKDQTIQLLQADLKEIQEKLAEEGGQARMLGAQLENRELVSSELEEKVITMEARIQQLSEEAEKDKAALLGKTTELEDLHQSLSLKEQEMMELSESMTTKLLQAGEEKFAISSEVKMLKEQMMELEKTWADQQKVKADKTADESEELVVLRKENQNLVAQIATMKTDGEQVKRKLQAALVKRKELMKKIATFEKEAGSLKEKVHQEGDVSFEDGEKEQELQNLEAQLEETRQSLTSKEEALSLLEQKMLSQDQALAEAHVEIQRLVEEAKALAKHEQIIRQVQEENTKLQSQVTNMESELDLLQKKLHEATDSRKDTLRKAKEKDRHHREQLRQQKEEYSVLLERSEAKEDENAELLKRVKELEHLVESREPGDQEKLVNVPKVSETPTENVENIGSGDWGQEDWVDFTTSDPEISQKGSAAEQEPQTTSGNHEREENSLQDLVKSEQAARVDLENQLRESQAALSLKETELLELSKELETLRAKEKQIDALSEELDDLRTKCEQAEAHAEMLKAEVEEAASVVRKNMSDAESPVVALQAEVDEFKQFLKNKNDEIIDLSQQLSEQSFLLQKMQETVLEKDQLIASLQNGLKAEQERCQKLEAEIPLKQEEEKDNHAKFQQLQRKFQAALVSRKEVLKENQTLKEELSSAEKSRSELLAKISAVEANLSNLSMEKNKLIEEVDRTLLENQSLGATCESLKLAMDGLLNEKETFKRQADSATEEAEQASRRWEEKVQGMKEEYETLLKSYENISDEAERVRRVLEAARQERQESAAKARAHEAAKLEAEKVANEAQKEIDVVKEKMRKFAKTKHQKIMELEEENEKLREEIEKKGTKEHDPGLEQELEEVKNELESLKAKFDSLEAERHSLEKETENLKQQLDHKMDKKNSRLLDVGSSENVEEHVVVQHLRAVLPENQEGGSFSRGSNLLMQPDNSGGTKSEQEASEVIAKRDESQHVETVEQQKEMEVALEITEGKLKELQAALQDEKRTRLEQESLLNEELSSLRKHLQESWEREKKLMEEGSKSESQLQVTHKGLEDTMGTRIEQETLLNAEVCSLKQNLLESAEREQSLKEECTKKENQLQELRKSLEVEKDDLEERLMNQLAQVNGSIAGYQQEAADSRDCLAELQRELEKVQREQAELEAMLAGERDRAARLEEDKRQAQRERAEAEAEAGLQRELEQKLKSAKRVKEASQSRTRQLEELLREKQLEVRQMQKDCIQYQERISVLDREAKTLLLGRDEVSKELDAARQEMAKLEEERRRLETELATYKGKLDMAQSEVSQALAEKVASEQLLHRREAELKSEAERTLDEVRYRLGAELKQMELRLEQAYRDREREEEATLVAKNIADAAEKYARETQARLDESLARLAAFSRSMSSLQDDRDRVLDEAKQWENRFHSALQGKEAELREAENRAKDVSEQLQKETAQKEQMHSLLERLQKAEEQWQLQLSEAEKKHNQSLTILEKERDELLQKLSQTESSLSQTQSQLTSLETEAEGLRHRAKALEEAVDKLQSDANRVRAELKERESEERRLCLNLEQLETDLRSSKTLTDTLQAELAEKQKREVELLGEKEHAVTQAVEEARKEAESRAERAESQLEERRAVVRDLEERLRKTEEELSQSKARLNSFTKAMGSLQDDRDRVLNQYKQLEERHLQVMMEKDGLIQEAATENNGLKEELRALLAQRDDLNAENAKLHAQLHGYRDELKQVLSLKDSQHKKLLSVQLERISALEKEREGFQARMEVLEKEALVKKGPAVERELLSQSGKVEAVLHDAPGAEVEKLREQLQAAGKKISSLEEMLVSEREAYAAHSKELKELRWEGGILRTETETAEERVAELARDLMEMEQKLLTEKEAAAQLRAQNQAFGQAMASLQDSRDEAINEVKELRLRMEQGHQSGSSSAPPSSTTGEVWSLKNALSALQNDRDRMLEQLQIQQDELDRLGSGELASLTEILEQERKKMLEMEKRTTVLLQERDTQRERDRQDLEMLKLEHSDLQAQAETLRKQTLATLSERDQQIRHLSAMLEEARLSEPKLLQEHQTHRQGRMAEDSAPGGPLGHREDYKAECVLLQNRLDEEMELRLRVQEQLSAAQDHLKRYTQDQWLSGPHSETAVLIEPPEGAVTRSRSGGPGLGRSLRGAFCSRQRTPLLVSLYLLTIHALLLLCLGGYL
- the golgb1 gene encoding golgin subfamily B member 1 isoform X1; translated protein: MFSRLTQGVTSVLQELSGEEQHGDEADPQDGLVPRLLSGPDVSSDVSGASDEILEQLAQTEQLVVQLKDLIREKDGQLARSEKLLKEEKEQGEAKFTKLKLQAKAKMAALNKQIIELKGEEGLNTSQNTESSFTMPAGSEEELRKVKEKLSEEESSNQSLREQLRVAEQRIKEKEEEHAEQVRVLQAVVKDKDVRFQEQIQKHEEELLQINTQASNVAELHQALRDSQRRIEELEESLRSRSEVLEMLQQELNSADQQKQILTAQFRQMEQELAEVHRLREQEKEQSSAHAEEQLQALRSNLEALEREKEQTMMVLEAELSLKTSELEQVKASLDEHLGKEKEEDSTMGAELRTLRADLEASEKQRQEVTEKLEVEVERRVDELHHLQEKLDEVEREREEAMRTEREELERLQMELTSLRERLDTEKEEQEAGVRAKQALEKLWKGLHSLSSEGSEVETDVPGDPTQVLHVLEARLHDMRAEHQERDQRMTQISVTIETLQEQLDKSTADAEEAAGRIRELEQQLSERQVTEEPVGEQVTELSVRDLDKAEGADEHSSEKFSALEQQLLEQEKELVALRERLAFSELQNLKISQDETSDSQNDANVPAMPDSSGAQPGVEDVSEEDTTLIAVDSETSALSTSVVSSADNESSPEKTGPQPESPVELKEASSDEMVTSTDSEVAHSSWTLLEAINPDASQEWPQQIQDLNALQLSNQSWEETSEEQVTSTCSMVKVESSMVIQETVQIQQHQQEENSLNADSSPDQAFPQELQKTYSELLGELQQMKDSAAESQEKVHLLEEELKLLTVVKDEAEAKALRYEKDLLKFRDEICTKAEQNAVEKEKQKEVLEEQLESLQKEAFSKDQTIQLLQADLKEIQEKLAEEGGQARMLGAQLENRELVSSELEEKVITMEARIQQLSEEAEKDKAALLGKTTELEDLHQSLSLKEQEMMELSESMTTKLLQAGEEKFAISSEVKMLKEQMMELEKTWADQQKVKADKTADESEELVVLRKENQNLVAQIATMKTDGEQVKRKLQAALVKRKELMKKIATFEKEAGSLKEKVHQEGDVSFEDGEKEQELQNLEAQLEETRQSLTSKEEALSLLEQKMLSQDQALAEAHVEIQRLVEEAKALAKHEQIIRQVQEENTKLQSQVTNMESELDLLQKKLHEATDSRKDTLRKAKEKDRHHREQLRQQKEEYSVLLERSEAKEDENAELLKRVKELEHLVESREPGDQEKLVNVPKVSETPTENVENIGSGDWGQEDWVDFTTSDPEISQKGSAAEQEPQTTSGNHEREENSLQDLVKSEQAARVDLENQLRESQAALSLKETELLELSKELETLRAKEKQIDALSEELDDLRTKCEQAEAHAEMLKAEVEEAASVVRKNMSDAESPVVALQAEVDEFKQFLKNKNDEIIDLSQQLSEQSFLLQKMQETVLEKDQLIASLQNGLKAEQERCQKLEAEIPLKQEEEKDNHAKFQQLQRKFQAALVSRKEVLKENQTLKEELSSAEKSRSELLAKISAVEANLSNLSMEKNKLIEEVDRTLLENQSLGATCESLKLAMDGLLNEKETFKRQADSATEEAEQASRRWEEKVQGMKEEYETLLKSYENISDEAERVRRVLEAARQERQESAAKARAHEAAKLEAEKVANEAQKEIDVVKEKMRKFAKTKHQKIMELEEENEKLREEIEKKGTKEHDPGLEQELEEVKNELESLKAKFDSLEAERHSLEKETENLKQQLDHKMDKKNSRLLDVGSSENVEEHVVVQHLRAVLPENQEGGSFSRGSNLLMQPDNSGGTKSEQEASEVIAKRDESQHVETVEQQKEMEVALEITEGKLKELQAALQDEKRTRLEQESLLNEELSSLRKHLQESWEREKKLMEEGSKSESQLQVTHKGLEDTMGTRIEQETLLNAEVCSLKQNLLESAEREQSLKEECTKKENQLQELRKSLEVEKDDLEERLMNQLAQVNGSIAGYQQEAADSRDCLAELQRELEKVQREQAELEAMLAGERDRAARLEEDKRQAQRERAEAEAEAGLQRELEQKLKSAKRVKEASQSRTRQLEELLREKQLEVRQMQKDCIQYQERISVLDREAKTLLLGRDEVSKELDAARQEMAKLEEERRRLETELATYKGKLDMAQSEVSQALAEKVASEQLLHRREAELKSEAERTLDEVRYRLGAELKQMELRLEQAYRDREREEEATLVAKNIADAAEKYARETQARLDESLARLAAFSRSMSSLQDDRDRVLDEAKQWENRFHSALQGKEAELREAENRAKDVSEQLQKETAQKEQMHSLLERLQKAEEQWQLQLSEAEKKHNQSLTILEKERDELLQKLSQTESSLSQTQSQLTSLETEAEGLRHRAKALEEAVDKLQSDANRVRAELKERESEERRLCLNLEQLETDLRSSKTLTDTLQAELAEKQKREVELLGEKEHAVTQAVEEARKEAESRAERAESQLEERRAVVRDLEERLRKTEEELSQSKARLNSFTKAMGSLQDDRDRVLNQYKQLEERHLQVMMEKDGLIQEAATENNGLKEELRALLAQRDDLNAENAKLHAQLHGYRDELKQVLSLKDSQHKKLLSVQLERISALEKEREGFQARMEVLEKEALVKKGPAVERELLSQSGKVEAVLHDAPGAEVEKLREQLQAAGKKISSLEEMLVSEREAYAAHSKELKELRWEGGILRTETETAEERVAELARDLMEMEQKLLTEKEAAAQLRAQNQAFGQAMASLQDSRDEAINEVKELRLRMEQGHQSGSSSAPPSSTTGEVWSLKNALSALQNDRDRMLEQLQIQQDELDRLGSGELASLTEILEQERKKMLEMEKRTTVLLQERDTQRERDRQDLEMLKLEHSDLQAQAETLRKQTLATLSERDQQIRHLSAMLEEARLSEPKLLQEHQTHRQGRMAEDSAPGGPLGHREDYKAECVLLQNRLDEEMELRLRVQEQLSAAQDHLKRYTQDQWLSGPHSETAVLIEPPEGAVTRSRSGGPGLGRSLRGAFCSRQRTPLLVSLYLLTIHALLLLCLGGYL